The Tubulanus polymorphus chromosome 1, tnTubPoly1.2, whole genome shotgun sequence genome contains a region encoding:
- the LOC141915038 gene encoding spectrin beta chain-like isoform X6, with protein MTEIDTRWDGNAEDWEGGDNSSKLFERSRIKALADERETVQKKTFTKWVNSHLARVNCKINDLYVDLRDGRMLMRLLEILSGERLPKPTKGKMRIHCLENVEKSLDFLREMRVQMENMGCHDIVDGNSRLTLGLIWTIILRFQIQDITFEESDNSETKQAKDALLLWCQMKTAGYANVNVRNFTTSWKDGLAFNALIHKHRPDLIPYEKLTKVNPLYNLETSFSTAEDKLGLTQLLDPEDVNVEHPDEKSIITYVVTYYHYFSKMKAESVHSKRIGKVVGHAVENEHMMEEYESLTSDLLEWIQQTISTLNDRTFSNSLQGVQQQLAQFNSYRTVEKPPKFVEKGNLEVLLFTLQSKMRANNQKPYYPKEGKLISDINKAWERLEKAEHERELALREELIRQEKLEQLAARFDRKAGMRETWLSENQRLVAQDNFGYDLAAVEAATKKHEAIETDINAYEERVQAVIAVAEELKQENYHDFERIDARKENVLRLWTYLLELLRARRLRLELSLSLQKIFQEMLYILDWIDEIKSRLLSEDYGKHLMGVEDLLQKHSLLEADINVVGDRVKAVNGSAEKYVTGDLPEEAGDYRPCDTQIVTDRMSHLSAAYEELLQLAADRRSRLEDSRKMWQFYWDMADEEGWIKEKEQLMSSPDLGHDLTTVHLLINKHKGMEDELQARHSHLQGVIKVGEDLIEAGNFAADKIKIRIDEINQQWENLIELAAYRKKRLLEALDFYQFFADADDVDTWMLDTLRIVSSEDVGHDESSVQSLLKKHKSLLSMFEPSFDVTDQLENYRTVIDALREQASNLGEQDKDSQEVQGRLASIERRYNELLELAKLRKQRLLDALSLYRLYNDADTVEVWISEKEKLLATMVPGDDIEELEIIRHRFDGFEHEMQVNASKVENVNQIARQLLQVEHPNADDILARQQQLNDRWAHLQSIVEDKRKSLGTAYGIKTFHIEITETVTWIREKTKLVESTDELGNDLASVMVLQRKLSGMEKDLEAIEAKVDSLNAEADRLCDEKPEEAAAIREQVTRITEVWTELKDQLKERDEKLNESSELQKFLQNLDHFQAWLSRTQTAIASEDIPQDLVQAEQLLNEHQQIKEEIDGYAPEYEKMKDYGNKVTEGQSDAQYMFLSQRLQALDDGWNELHQMWDNQQNLLTQGMNLQVFLRDSIQCEVQLSKQENFLAKDDVPSTQVGRDKQGSLEQAENMIKEHEAFITTMDANDEKVNGVLQFAQRLIDENHFSGDKIHTKAQNIEERRNGNRQRAYEHLERLKDSLMLQQFMQDCDDIEEWLQDKKIAAEDETYRDAKNIHSKYMRHQAFESEITANKDRLNKCEQDGDELVRQKPEWNERIEERLNQLKTQWDELEDTTKDKGARLFDANKHVLYEQNIDDIDGWMKELETQVIPEEASENLAGVNILIKKQENQEQEMVIKQQQVETLEAEQTCLLDLDPHKREEIEMRKKAIEERFQRINAPLIERRNQLEQKKRIHQFLRDIEDEKLWIDEKMQLATSTNYGNSLLSVHMLLKKNKSLQSEIMNHEPRIHSVCDDGRLMISDGHPLSEEFQQKIDELLELWDDLLKAVEARKERLQQSEVAQQFYYDASEAEAWMSEQELYMMGEDRAKDENGANNMMKKHQNLEKTIEDYAETIRQLSDNSRELIDQEHPESETIATRQAQVDKLYAGLKDLMQERRSRLDEVLKLYTMNREIEDLLQWIAEREVVAGSHELGQDFEHVTMLLDRFKEFARDTQNIGSERVAEANDLCDQLINAGHSDAATIAEWKDGLNEAWTDLLELIETRTQALQASWELHKFFHDCKDTLERIYEKQNTIPEDLGRDAKTVAALQRKHANFEHDLVTLGAQVQTVQEDASKLIAGYAGDKAREIREREAEVVNAWRNLQMMCEYRKNKLADTNDLFRFFNMVRDLRLWMKDIITQMNTQEKPRDVSGVELLMNNHQSLKAEVDAREENFAICVNLGKDLLARKHYRQEEVREKLIQLTTERCTMMDQWEDRWEYLQLILEVYQFARDAYIAECWLIAQEPYLQNTDLGETLAEVEKLIKKHEAFEKAAATQEERFAALERLTTFELKERIRRRREKYASLGYDTGTSLSPQEGSFHEDDTINFELKERQKRQEEEYRRQHPEIDHGVSPRELRLQKMIEEFLPPPEKEPEPEIVHEPERGAGEPLVNGESEEPSRAPVEGEPKISTSEPSKARPVEKAQVSPTQEAAKPKPVSGSPGDVEFHHEGILVRKHEWESTTKKASSRHWDKLYSVLNQSEFSFYHNQKQAKADPSARFHHEPAIDLAGSSVAVATDYHKRPHVLRLKLNNGGEYLLQCKDDDEMNVWLTKINTCIGEDGGSPSRAQTLPAKTDSPTRGEPKRRSFFTLGKKK; from the exons ATGACAGAGATAGATACTCGCTGGGATGGCAATGCTGAAGATTGGGAGGGAGGAGACAACTCCTCCAAGTTGTTTGAAAGGTCAAGAATTAAAGCCTTGGCAG ATGAACGTGAAACTGTACAAAAGAAAACTTTCACTAAATGGGTGAATTCGCATTTAGCTCGCGTGAACTGTAAAATCAACGATCTGTACGTGGATTTACGCGATGGTCGTATGTTGATGAGACTTTTAGAGATTCTCTCCGGAGAAAGACTG ccaAAACCGACTAAAGGAAAGATGAGAATTCACTGCTTAGAAAACGTAGAAAAGTCTCTTGATTTTCTACGTGAGATGAGAGTGCAAATGGAAAACATGGGATGTCACGATATCGTCGACGGAAACTCTCGATTGACCCTCGGTCTCATATGGACCATCATTCTGCGATTCCAA ATCCAAGACATTACATTCGAAGAAAGTGATAACTCGGAAACGAAACAAGCCAAGGATGCTTTGTTACTTTGGTGCCAGATGAAAACAGCTGGATACGCTAATGTCAATGTCAGAAATTTCACAACAAGTTGGAAAGATGGCCTTGCTTTCAACGCCCTTATCCATAAACACAG gcCTGACCTTATTCCATATGAAAAACTTACTAAAGTCAATCCTTTATATAACCTGGAAACTTCCTTTTCTACAGCTGAGGATAAATTGGGTCTTACACAACTTCTCGACCCTGAAG ATGTGAATGTTGAACATCCCGatgaaaaatcaatcattACCTACGTGGTAACTTACTACCACTACTTCTCTAAAATGAAGGCCGAATCTGTACATAGCAAGCGTATTGGAAAG GTTGTTGGTCACGCCGTAGAGAACGAGCACATGATGGAAGAATACGAGAGTCTAACGTCGGATCTGTTAGAATGGATTCAACAAACGATCTCTACTTTAAACGACCGAACATTCTCGAATTCCTTGCAAGGTGTACAGCAACAACTTGCGCAATTCAATTCCTATCGAACTGTCGAAAAACCACCCAA ATTCGTTGAGAAGGGCAACTTGGAAGTTTTGCTGTTTACTCTGCAGAGTAAAATGCGAGCAAACAATCAGAAACCATATTACCCTAAAGAAGGCAAGCTTATATCCGATATCAACAAGGCGTGGGAAAGACTGGAGAAAGCTGAACACGAACGCGAGCTGGCTCTCAGGGAAGAACTTATCAG ACAAGAAAAACTTGAACAACTGGCAGCTAGATTCGACCGTAAAGCCGGTATGCGTGAAACGTGGTTGAGTGAGAACCAGCGTCTCGTCGCTCAGGATAATTTCGGCTACGATTTAGCAGCCGTCGAAGCCGCAACGAAGAAACACGAAGCTATCGAAACGGATATCAACGCCTACGAGGAACGCGTGCAAGCGGTCATCGCCGTCGCCGAGGAACTGAAGCAAGAAAACTACCACGACTTTGAAAGAATTGACGCAAG GAAAGAGAATGTTCTACGTTTGTGGACGTACCTACTGGAATTACTGCGCGCTCGCCGACTCAGATTAGAGCTGTCCTTGTCTCTGCAGAAGATCTTCCAAGAGATGTTATACATCCTCGATTGGATTGATGAAATCAAG AGTCGTTTGTTATCGGAAGATTACGGTAAACATCTGATGGGTGTTGAAGACTTGTTGCAGAAACACAGTCTTCTCGAAGCCGATATCAACGTAGTCGGAGACCGAGTGAAGGCAGTGAATGGATCCGCTGAGAAATACGTTACCGGTGATCTACCTGAAGAAGCTGGAG ACTACCGACCGTGTGATACACAGATCGTCACTGATCGTATGTCACATCTGAGCGCTGCGTACGAGGAACTATTGCAACTAGCAGCCGACCGTCGCTCGCGTCTGGAGGATTCGCGTAAGATGTGGCAGTTCTACTGGGATATGGCCGATGAAGAGGGCTGGATCAAGGAGAAAGAACAGCTGATGTCATCGCCAGATCTCGGTCATGACCTCACAACAGTTCATCTTCTCATCAACAAGCATAAG GGTATGGAAGATGAACTCCAAGCTCGTCACAGTCATCTCCAGGGTGTGATAAAGGTCGGCGAAGATCTTATCGAAGCCGGTAACTTCGCCGCTGATAAGATCAAGATTCGGATCGACGAAATCAACCAACAATGGGAGAACCTGATCGAACTGGCCGCGTACAGAAAGAAACGTTTATTGGAAGCGCTCGATTTCTACCAG TTTTTCGCCGATGCTGATGATGTCGACACGTGGATGTTGGACACATTGCGTATCGTTTCGAGTGAGGATGTAGGACACGATGAATCCAGTGTTCAATCActattgaaaaaacacaag TCGCTGCTTTCAATGTTTGAACCTTCTTTT gATGTAACTGATCAATTGGAGAACTATCGTACCGTAATTGATGCATTGCGCGAACAGGCTAGTAACTTGGGAGAACAA GATAAAGATTCGCAAGAAGTTCAAGGTCGTCTCGCTAGTATCGAACGTCGCTATAACGAACTGCTTGAATTGGCTAAACTGCGTAAACAGCGATTGTTGGATGCTTTGTCTCTGTATAGATTGTACAATGACGCCGACACAGTTGAAGTGTGGATTTCTGAAAAG GAGAAATTACTGGCTACAATGGTTCCTGGTGACGATATtgaagaattagaaataattcgACATCGTTTTGATGGTTTCGAACACGAGATGCAAGTGAACGCTTCTAAAGTTGAAAACGTGAACCAAATAGCTCGTCAACTCCTGCAAGTTGAACATCCTAATGCCGATGATATCCTGGCCCGACAGCAACAACTCAACGACAG ATGGGCTCATCTGCAGTCAATCGTCGAGGACAAACGTAAGAGCCTAGGCACAGCATACGGCATCAAGACTTTCCATATCGAGATCACTGAAACAGTCACCTGGATTCGTGAGAAAACCAAACTGGTCGAATCGACCGATGAATTGGGTAATGATTTAGCCAGTGTTATGGTTCTACAACGTAAACTCAGCGGAATGGAGAAAGACTTGGAAGCTATCGAAGCGAAGGTCGATTCGTTGAATGCCGAAGCCGATCGTCTGTGTGACGAGAAACCGGAAGAGGCTGCGGCAATCAGGGAACAAGTTACACGCATTACCGAAGTGTGGACAGAATTGAAAGATCAG TTGAAAGAACGAGATGAGAAACTGAATGAATCGAGCGAATTACAGAAGTTCTTACAGAATCTTGATCACTTCCAAGCTTGGCTTTCACGTACCCAGACAGCGATCGCTTCTGAGGATATCCCACAAGACTTGGTACAAGCCGAACAGTTGTTGAATGAACATCAACAGATTAAAGAAGAGATCGATGGCTACGCGcctgaatatgaaaaaatgaaagattACGGAAACAAGGTCACCGAAGGACAAAGCGACGCTCAGTACATGTTCTTGAGCCAGAGATTACAGGCCCTGGACGATGGATGGAATGAGCTTCATCAGATGTGGGATAACCAACAAAATCTTCTCACTCAAGGCATGAACTTACAG GTGTTCTTACGCGATAGTATCCAATGCGAAGTACAGTTAAGCAAGCAAGAAAACTTCCTAGCTAAAGATGATGTACCT AGCACCCAGGTTGGACGTGATAAACag GGCTCTTTGGAGCAGGCGGAGAATATGATCAAGGAACATGAAGCGTTCATTACAACGATGGATGCTAATGATGAGAAAGTGAACGGCGTATTACAGTTTGCGCAGCGTCTGATCGATGAGAATCATTTCTCCGGTGATAAGATCCATACCAAGgcccaaaatattgaagaaag ACGAAATGGTAATAGACAGAGAGCTTATGAGCATTTAGAACGGCTCAAAGACTCGCTGATGTTGCAGCAATTCATGCAGGACTGTGATGAT ATCGAAGAATGGCTGCAAGATAAGAAAATAGCCGCAGAAGATGAAACTTACCGAGATGCCAAGAATATCCATAGTAAATACATGAGGCATCAAGCATTCGAATCCGAAATTACTGCTAATAAAGATCGTTTGAACAAGTGTGAACAG GACGGAGATGAACTGGTCCGTCAGAAACCTGAATGGAATGAACGCATCGAGGAACGCCTCAATCAGTTGAAAACACAATGGGACGAACTGGAAGATACGACCAAAGATAAAGGGGCGCGTCTGTTCGACGCTAATAAACATGTACTGTACGAACAGAATATTGATGATATCGACGGTTGGATGAAAGAACTCGAAACGCAGGTCATTCCAGAAGAAGCGAGCGAGAATTTGGCTGGTGTGAATATATTGATCAAGAAACAGGAG AATCAAGAACAAGAGATGGTCATCAAACAGCAACAGGTCGAAACATTAGAAGCGGAACAAACTTGTCTGTTAGATCTCGATCCGCATAAACGTGAAGAAATCGAGATGAGAAAGAAAGCTATTGAAGAAAG ATTCCAGAGAATAAATGCACCATTGATCGAACGTCGTAATCAACTGGAACAGAAGAAACGTATTCATCAATTCCTACGAGATATCGAGGACGAGAAACTGTGGATCGATGAGAAGATGCAGCTGGCGACGTCGACTAACTACGGAAATAGTTTACTCAGCGTTCACATGCTgttgaaaaagaataaaagcCTTCAATCGGAGATCATGAACCACGAGCCGAGAATTCATTCTGTGTGCGACGACGGACGTCTGATGATCAGCGACGGACATCCTCTCTCCGAGGAATTCCAACAGAAAATCGACGAATTGCTCGAATTGTGGGACGATTTACTGAAGGCGGTGGAAGCGCGAAAAGAAAGATTGCAGCAATCAGAGGTTGCTCAACag TTCTACTACGATGCTTCCGAGGCCGAAGCCTGGATGAGCGAACAGGAGCTTTACATGATGGGCGAAGATCGGGCTAAAGATGAGAACGGCGCCAATAATATGATGAAGAAACACCAGAACCTAGAGAAGACTATTGAAGATTACGCCGAGACTATTCGTCAACTTAGCGATAATAGTCGGGAACTGATTGACCAGGAACATCCCGAGAG CGAGACAATTGCTACTCGTCAAGCGCAAGTCGATAAATTATACGCCGGATTGAAAGATCTGATGCAAGAAAGACGATCGCGTTTAGACGAAGTTCTGAAATTATACACGATGAATCGCGAGATCGAAGACTTGTTGCAGTGGATCGCTGAACGTGAGGTGGTCGCTGGATCACATGAGCTAGGACAAGACTTCGAACACGTCACG ATGTtgttagatcgttttaaagaATTCGCTCGTGACACGCAGAATATCGGTTCAGAACGCGTCGCTGAAGCTAATGACCTCTGCGATCAGCTGATCAACGCCGGTCATTCGGATGCGGCTACGATAGCTGAGTGGAAGGACGGCCTCAATGAGGCCTGGACAGACCTGTTAGAACTGATTGAGACGAGGACACAGGCTCTGCAGGCTTCTTGGGAACTTCACAAGTTCTTCCATGACTGCAAAGACACCTTGGAGAGAATCTAC GAAAAGCAAAATACTATTCCCGAAGATCTTGGCCGCGATGCTAAAACGGTAGCTGCTCTCCAAAGGAAACATGCTAATTTCGAACATGATTTAGTCACACTTGGTGCTCAG GTCCAAACGGTCCAAGAAGATGCCTCCAAGCTCATAGCTGGATATGCCGGTGATAAAGCCCGTGAAATACGTGAACGTGAGGCTGAAGTCGTCAACGCCTGGCGTAATTTACAGATGATGTGCGAATATCGTAAAAACAAACTCGCCGATACGAACGATCTGTTCAGATTCTTTAATATGGTGCGAGATTTACGTTTATGGATGAAAGATATCATCACACAGATGAATACACAAGAAAAACCAAG agATGTTTCCGGCGTTGAACTGTTGATGAATAATCATCAGTCGTTGAAAGCCGAAGTGGATGCACGCGAAGAAAACTTCGCGATCTGCGTGAACTTGGGAAAGGATCTTCTGGCGAGGAAACATTACAGACAAGAGGAG GTTCGAGAGAAATTGATACAGCTTACCACAGAACGATGTacgatgatggatcaatgggAAGATCGATGGGAATATTTACAACTGA ttttggaagtttatCAGTTCGCTCGAGACGCTTACATCGCTGAGTGCTGGCTCATAGCGCAGGAACCATACTTACAAAATACTGACCTTGGC GAAACGTTAGCCGAAGTTGAGAAATTGATTAAGAAACACGAAGCGTTTGAAAAGGCTGCAGCTACGCAAGAGGAAAGATTCGCCGCATTGGAACGTTTGACTACG TTTGAACTGAAAGAACGCATACGACGCCGGCGAGAGAAATACGCGAGTCTCGGCTACGACACGGGCACGTCGTTAAGCCCGCAGGAGGGTAGCTTCCACGAGGATGATACTATTAAT TTCGAGTTGAAAGAAAGACAGAAACGTCAAGAAGAAGAATATCGTCGCCAACATCCAGAAATTGATCATGGCGTCTCGCCGCGAGAATTACGGTTACAGAAAATGATCGAGGAGTTCCTTCCTCCACCGGAGAA AGAACCAGAACCAGAAATTGTGCACGAACCAGAACGAGGTGCCGGTGAACCGCTAGTCAATGGAGAATCAGAAGAACCATCAAGAGCTC CGGTTGAAGGAGAACCTAAAATATCGACCAGCGAGCCGTCTAAGG CGCGTCCAGTTGAAAAAGCCCAAGTAAGCCCCACCCAGGAGGCAGCGAAACCTA